One window from the genome of Butyrivibrio proteoclasticus B316 encodes:
- a CDS encoding ROK family protein, with product MFRIGIDIGGTNIAAGIVDESYKIVKKKTIKTRNVSTPSEMIQAIAGLVKDLMKSAMVKADMVTAIGVGVPGTLDPESGKVLYANNLGFEDVPFLTELKKALGEELADKVYFDNDANAAAIGEYITGDYNAKNFVMMTIGTGIGGGVIINGRVLRGCNYAAAEFGHMTINFDGVDCNCGRKGCFEDYASVEGLMNLAWEASRSSSGKKSLLGKVSKREELDGEIFFDAVRKGDKVAKKVLDEYLFYLSEGIINIINIFQPDVLTLSGGITKAADLYLDKLKDLVSKGIYSRNSSKNTEIMLSKGISDSGDIGIIGAALIYKM from the coding sequence ATGTTCAGAATAGGCATTGATATAGGCGGAACAAATATAGCAGCGGGGATTGTAGATGAATCCTACAAAATAGTCAAAAAGAAAACAATTAAGACCAGAAATGTCAGTACGCCATCAGAGATGATACAGGCTATTGCAGGACTGGTCAAAGATCTTATGAAGTCAGCCATGGTCAAGGCAGATATGGTCACTGCCATAGGCGTCGGAGTTCCGGGAACTCTTGATCCGGAGTCTGGGAAAGTGCTATATGCCAACAATTTGGGCTTTGAGGATGTGCCTTTTTTGACAGAGCTTAAAAAGGCGCTTGGAGAAGAACTTGCAGATAAAGTTTATTTTGATAATGATGCCAACGCTGCAGCTATCGGAGAATACATAACAGGTGATTACAATGCCAAGAACTTTGTCATGATGACGATTGGCACAGGGATTGGCGGCGGAGTTATCATAAACGGCCGTGTCCTTAGGGGCTGTAATTATGCAGCTGCTGAGTTTGGCCATATGACAATTAACTTTGACGGTGTTGACTGTAACTGCGGGAGAAAGGGATGCTTTGAGGATTATGCTTCTGTTGAGGGACTTATGAATCTTGCCTGGGAAGCTTCCAGATCATCCTCAGGTAAAAAGAGCCTGCTTGGCAAAGTGTCCAAAAGAGAAGAACTTGACGGAGAAATATTCTTTGATGCTGTAAGAAAAGGAGATAAGGTCGCAAAAAAAGTTTTGGATGAGTACTTGTTCTACCTGTCGGAGGGCATTATCAATATCATCAACATATTCCAACCGGATGTGCTGACACTTAGCGGAGGGATCACCAAGGCGGCGGATTTGTACCTTGATAAGCTAAAAGACCTGGTTTCTAAGGGTATATATTCGCGAAATAGCAGCAAGAATACAGAGATAATGTTGTCTAAGGGAATTTCAGACAGTGGCGATATCGGTATAATCGGAGCTGCACTTATATACAAGATGTGA
- a CDS encoding ABC transporter substrate-binding protein, producing MRRKINSKAVSLVLAAATSMTMLAGCGGAATPSGTSSEPAATEATEQTADTAQTGDIASNTEEVKVEGFAEAPMLADQVSAGKLPAVEERIPDADNVFVETVDATGASLEIGTYGGVINLGPAGGSWGLSRPSLESIIRYNTDGSYYPNVIKSFEHNDDYTVWTFNLREGMKWSDGEPFTADDITFWYYMCHLTNFDSKKSWVALKEEVDGEEAWATLKKVDDYTVTWTFVNPKYPADFIENGDFKWCWAPAHYLKDLIPDSEDYPYVENEYWQSTGLSEEEVLANAQKKNIDAATVKDLGKSVSYNFWNVAGIPTLNSFVLSTVPGNSSKDDTLCIMDRNPYFWKVDAEGNQLPYVDALHFNQTSEDGQDLLMFRSGEIDVIAVAMKDIAATLSDLGDAATLREWGSTSWGSYQVTFNYTNPDKNYADLFANSDFREAMSIGVDREQVSELLTDGFLEPGQCCPAEGNVGYDPEWETKWTEYDVDKAKSLLEGCGLVMGSDGFYKFADGSDLMLTFLAYDGGADESYPVFEQYYKAIGINCALKNLEVSAFDEAIDNNDWVAVMGPHTAIGGASLKDRAAPFVPIAQAAEWYGEYGTYYATKGAQGVEPTGDLAKLVELYDKWRLSSDEAERDEYQAEIYKIHKDNLWSIAYLKSEGYFELITSKIHNYADNLVSADCYQYANMTHYEVLFKAE from the coding sequence ATGAGAAGGAAAATTAACTCTAAGGCAGTATCACTGGTGCTTGCTGCAGCAACCTCTATGACGATGCTTGCAGGTTGCGGTGGGGCAGCTACTCCATCCGGAACATCTTCTGAACCTGCTGCTACAGAAGCTACTGAGCAGACAGCTGACACAGCTCAGACTGGCGACATAGCTTCAAACACAGAGGAAGTTAAGGTTGAGGGATTTGCTGAGGCACCAATGCTTGCAGATCAGGTTTCAGCAGGCAAGCTTCCTGCGGTGGAAGAAAGAATTCCGGATGCAGATAATGTTTTTGTTGAAACTGTTGATGCTACAGGAGCTTCACTTGAGATTGGTACATATGGTGGGGTTATCAATCTTGGGCCTGCAGGCGGAAGCTGGGGACTTTCAAGACCATCTCTTGAATCTATCATCAGATACAACACAGATGGTTCCTATTATCCAAATGTTATCAAATCATTTGAACACAATGATGACTATACAGTCTGGACATTCAACCTCAGAGAAGGCATGAAGTGGTCAGATGGTGAGCCATTTACAGCAGATGATATTACTTTCTGGTATTACATGTGCCATCTTACAAACTTCGATAGCAAGAAGAGCTGGGTAGCTCTTAAAGAGGAAGTTGACGGAGAAGAGGCATGGGCAACACTTAAGAAGGTTGACGACTATACAGTTACATGGACATTCGTTAATCCTAAATATCCTGCAGATTTCATTGAGAATGGTGATTTCAAATGGTGCTGGGCTCCTGCTCATTACTTAAAGGATCTCATTCCTGATTCTGAGGATTATCCTTATGTAGAGAATGAGTACTGGCAGTCAACAGGACTTTCTGAGGAAGAGGTTCTTGCTAATGCTCAGAAGAAGAATATTGACGCAGCAACTGTTAAGGATCTGGGTAAATCAGTTTCCTATAACTTCTGGAATGTTGCAGGTATTCCAACACTTAACTCATTTGTACTTTCTACTGTTCCGGGCAACAGCTCCAAGGATGATACACTTTGCATCATGGACCGTAACCCATACTTCTGGAAAGTAGATGCTGAAGGAAATCAGCTTCCATATGTAGATGCACTTCACTTTAACCAGACCTCTGAAGACGGACAGGATCTTCTTATGTTCCGTTCAGGCGAAATCGATGTTATAGCAGTAGCTATGAAGGATATTGCAGCTACACTGTCAGATCTTGGAGATGCTGCTACTCTTCGCGAGTGGGGATCAACAAGCTGGGGAAGCTATCAGGTAACCTTCAACTATACAAATCCTGATAAGAATTATGCAGATCTTTTCGCAAATAGCGATTTCCGTGAGGCTATGTCAATCGGCGTTGACAGAGAGCAGGTTTCCGAGCTTCTTACTGACGGATTCCTTGAACCTGGCCAGTGCTGCCCTGCTGAAGGCAACGTTGGATACGATCCTGAGTGGGAGACAAAGTGGACTGAGTATGATGTAGACAAGGCTAAGAGCCTTCTCGAAGGATGCGGACTTGTGATGGGATCAGATGGTTTCTACAAATTCGCTGATGGTTCAGACCTTATGCTCACTTTCCTTGCATATGATGGTGGCGCAGATGAGTCTTATCCGGTATTTGAACAGTATTACAAGGCAATCGGCATCAACTGTGCTCTCAAGAACCTCGAAGTTTCAGCATTTGATGAAGCGATCGACAACAATGACTGGGTTGCAGTAATGGGACCTCATACAGCTATCGGTGGCGCTTCACTTAAGGATAGAGCAGCTCCATTTGTTCCTATTGCACAGGCTGCTGAGTGGTACGGTGAGTATGGTACATACTATGCAACTAAGGGCGCGCAGGGAGTTGAGCCAACAGGCGATCTTGCTAAACTGGTAGAGCTCTATGACAAGTGGAGACTTAGTTCAGATGAAGCCGAAAGAGATGAGTATCAGGCTGAAATCTACAAGATCCACAAAGATAACCTCTGGTCAATTGCTTACCTCAAGTCAGAAGGTTACTTTGAACTTATAACATCCAAGATCCACAACTATGCTGACAATCTTGTATCAGCTGACTGCTATCAGTATGCTAACATGACACACTATGAAGTACTCTTCAAGGCAGAATAA
- a CDS encoding ABC transporter permease codes for MEEKTKNSFVENIKEFFRRDLVQYIVKRVLWFIPTLLLISILVFFVIQLPPGDYVSAHIAALATEGELVDADYAASMREDYGLDLPVWQQYIKWVKDIIWTPSDTAYYRLYHSHHNWKYSFAYGRDVWSVVNDRLGLTIGVTAIIMIFQYLVSIPIAVYASTHQYSVGDYISAIIGFLGTAIPNFILAIVLMYLSYKWTGNANVGLFSQEMLKNGVHLYNFGDFLKRMIIPIIVIGTSGTCGIIRSVRAQMLDEVARQYTLTARAKGVSEGKIIMKYCFRAAINPTVSGLGGVLSSLFSGSTVTAMVLNMQIQGPVLYKALQSQDMYLAGAIVMVQAVLVVIGVLFSDIALAFLDPRIRYSGGSR; via the coding sequence ATGGAGGAAAAAACAAAAAACAGTTTTGTTGAGAACATAAAAGAGTTCTTTAGAAGAGACCTTGTGCAGTACATTGTTAAGCGTGTACTCTGGTTTATTCCAACACTTCTGCTCATTTCTATTCTGGTTTTCTTTGTAATACAGCTTCCTCCGGGGGATTATGTTTCTGCGCATATTGCGGCGCTTGCAACAGAAGGAGAGCTGGTTGATGCAGATTATGCAGCATCAATGAGAGAAGACTACGGACTTGATTTGCCGGTATGGCAGCAATATATCAAATGGGTTAAGGATATCATTTGGACACCTTCTGACACAGCCTATTACAGACTGTATCATTCACATCATAACTGGAAGTATTCTTTTGCCTATGGACGCGACGTCTGGAGCGTTGTCAACGACAGACTGGGGCTTACCATAGGTGTTACAGCTATCATCATGATTTTCCAATATCTGGTATCAATTCCTATAGCGGTTTATGCCAGTACGCACCAATATTCCGTAGGTGACTATATATCTGCGATAATTGGTTTCCTTGGAACTGCAATACCTAACTTTATTTTGGCAATTGTGCTGATGTATCTCTCCTATAAATGGACCGGAAATGCCAATGTAGGTCTTTTTTCTCAGGAGATGCTTAAAAACGGCGTTCATTTATATAATTTTGGTGATTTCTTAAAGAGAATGATCATTCCTATCATTGTCATCGGAACCAGTGGAACTTGCGGTATTATTCGTTCAGTGCGTGCACAGATGCTTGATGAGGTAGCCAGACAGTATACGCTTACAGCAAGGGCAAAAGGCGTTTCTGAGGGCAAGATCATTATGAAGTATTGTTTTAGAGCTGCTATCAACCCTACAGTATCAGGACTTGGCGGAGTTCTTTCAAGTCTTTTCTCAGGATCTACTGTAACAGCTATGGTTCTGAATATGCAGATTCAGGGACCTGTCCTTTATAAGGCACTTCAGTCACAGGATATGTACCTTGCAGGCGCTATCGTCATGGTTCAGGCGGTGCTTGTTGTTATTGGTGTGCTGTTCTCTGACATTGCGCTGGCATTTCTTGATCCTAGAATTCGTTACTCAGGAGGTAGCAGATAA
- a CDS encoding ABC transporter permease, with translation MAKKLKSKEDYYLASQWTLMARKLRKHKLAQVSFIILAVLYISALFADFLAPYGLDEFDGLYRNSAPTKIYTIYEDQHVGPHVYKLEKSINKKTFEVSLEPDLSEYYKIEFFVHGTEYKVLGLFPCDLHLFGVGEGSKGGTGAKIFLFGADSLGRDIFSRVLLGARISLSIPFASAIISFFLGVVIGSVSGYFGGVLDMIIQRIIEVIGAVPQIPLWMALSAAIPAGVSTIKMYFYMTIILSFINWTGMARVVRGKFLSLKNEDYVMAARISGVSTWKIIWKHLVPGFMSYLIVSLTLGIPGSIVGETSMSYLGLGIKSPATSWGVLLQEASSVTDVAANPHKLIPIIFVTITVLAFNFLGDGMRDAADPYK, from the coding sequence ATGGCTAAGAAACTTAAATCTAAAGAAGATTATTATCTTGCCTCCCAGTGGACTTTGATGGCAAGAAAGCTTAGAAAGCACAAGCTTGCGCAGGTTTCTTTTATTATTTTGGCGGTTCTGTACATTTCAGCGCTATTTGCAGATTTCCTCGCACCTTACGGGCTTGATGAGTTTGATGGTCTGTATAGAAATTCCGCACCGACCAAAATCTACACAATATATGAGGATCAGCACGTAGGTCCCCATGTATACAAGCTTGAAAAGAGTATTAACAAGAAAACTTTTGAGGTCAGCCTTGAACCTGATTTATCTGAATATTACAAGATAGAGTTTTTTGTTCATGGAACTGAATATAAGGTCTTAGGTCTTTTCCCTTGTGATCTTCACTTGTTTGGTGTCGGAGAAGGTTCCAAGGGCGGAACGGGAGCCAAGATATTCTTATTTGGTGCAGATTCCCTTGGAAGAGATATTTTTTCCAGAGTATTACTGGGAGCGAGGATTTCTTTATCCATCCCATTTGCCAGTGCTATCATCAGTTTCTTTTTGGGAGTAGTAATAGGATCTGTTTCGGGTTACTTCGGAGGAGTCCTTGACATGATAATCCAGAGAATTATCGAGGTAATTGGAGCTGTTCCGCAGATTCCGCTCTGGATGGCCTTATCAGCTGCTATTCCTGCCGGAGTATCAACAATAAAAATGTATTTTTATATGACAATAATCCTGTCATTCATCAACTGGACAGGAATGGCCAGAGTTGTACGAGGAAAGTTCCTATCACTTAAGAATGAGGACTATGTTATGGCAGCAAGGATTTCCGGTGTATCTACATGGAAGATCATCTGGAAGCATCTTGTACCGGGCTTTATGAGCTACCTTATTGTTTCTCTTACACTTGGGATTCCGGGATCTATCGTAGGTGAGACTTCAATGTCATATCTTGGACTTGGTATTAAATCGCCTGCTACAAGCTGGGGAGTTCTTCTTCAGGAAGCAAGTTCAGTTACTGACGTTGCAGCCAATCCCCACAAGCTGATACCGATCATCTTTGTTACAATCACTGTTTTGGCATTTAACTTCCTTGGTGATGGAATGAGAGATGCCGCAGATCCTTACAAGTAA
- a CDS encoding ABC transporter ATP-binding protein — translation MEKDNILEVKDLHIDIKMMEGTLTPVRGVNFEIKRGETLGLVGESGCGKSITCKSILAINERKCIPRGEILFRNEDDTEVDILKMDPKGKEIRNVRGKQISMIFQEPMVAFSPMYTIGNQITEATLLHITKDKKKAKEISLDVMRKVGIANVEKRYNQYPHEFSGGMLQRALIAMALVCNPKLLIADEPTTALDVTIQAQILELMKELQKEFNMAILFITHDLGVVAKMCDRVAVMYLGRIVETGDAKTIYANPQHPYTRGLIGSVHKIGGRKDERLFSIEGTVPLAMNLPKQCGFYDRCDCRIEGLCDKAEPELVEIEPGHKIACFNCSNPACQAHRQEVGKRLAMEAEMQPEEGGKKRGKR, via the coding sequence ATGGAAAAAGACAATATTTTGGAAGTTAAGGACCTTCATATAGATATTAAAATGATGGAAGGAACGCTGACTCCTGTAAGAGGTGTAAACTTTGAAATAAAGCGTGGAGAGACACTGGGACTTGTTGGAGAATCAGGATGCGGTAAATCAATTACCTGTAAGTCAATTCTGGCAATCAACGAGAGAAAGTGCATTCCCCGTGGTGAGATTCTCTTTAGAAACGAGGACGATACAGAGGTAGATATCCTCAAAATGGATCCAAAGGGAAAAGAGATTCGAAATGTGCGCGGTAAGCAGATTTCTATGATCTTCCAGGAGCCAATGGTGGCTTTTTCTCCAATGTATACCATAGGAAATCAGATAACTGAAGCAACTCTTTTGCATATTACAAAGGATAAAAAGAAAGCCAAAGAGATTTCCCTGGATGTAATGAGAAAAGTTGGAATAGCTAATGTAGAGAAGAGATACAATCAGTATCCTCACGAGTTTTCGGGTGGTATGCTCCAGAGAGCGCTTATTGCAATGGCCCTTGTTTGTAATCCCAAGCTTCTCATTGCCGATGAGCCAACAACAGCGCTTGATGTAACAATTCAGGCTCAGATTCTGGAACTAATGAAAGAACTCCAGAAAGAGTTTAATATGGCAATTCTTTTTATCACGCATGACCTTGGTGTTGTGGCCAAGATGTGCGACAGAGTTGCTGTTATGTACCTTGGAAGGATCGTAGAAACAGGTGATGCTAAGACTATCTATGCAAATCCGCAGCATCCGTACACCAGAGGCCTTATTGGCTCTGTGCACAAGATTGGCGGAAGGAAAGACGAGAGACTGTTTTCTATCGAAGGAACTGTTCCTCTTGCGATGAACCTTCCAAAACAGTGCGGATTCTATGACAGATGCGATTGCAGAATAGAGGGCTTATGTGACAAGGCAGAGCCTGAGCTTGTGGAAATCGAGCCGGGACATAAAATTGCATGTTTTAATTGTAGTAATCCTGCGTGTCAGGCCCACAGACAGGAAGTGGGAAAGAGACTTGCCATGGAGGCTGAGATGCAGCCGGAGGAAGGAGGTAAGAAGCGTGGAAAAAGATAA
- a CDS encoding ABC transporter ATP-binding protein, which yields MEKDNILEVKHLHKRFTSKNVTVKAVTDVSFTVKEGETIGIVGESGCGKTTLGRCIVRAYDASEGEVYYRTEAGEEVDFLKVDKKKMKGIRKEIQMIFQDPYSSLDPRMTVLDIIKEPLKANYPKMPKGEMDNLAKEMAEKVGLNPAYLMRYPHAFSGGQRQRIGIARALVLKPKIIVCDEAVSALDVSIQAQVINLLKDLQKEMKLTYIFISHDLSVVEHISDKVGVMYLGKMVEYGETEQIFTRPKHPYTEALMSAVPVADPTYQQERIPLRGEIPNPANPPSGCYFHTRCRYCNEKCKEITPEYKELEAGHFASCIYAEELKLRGFEITK from the coding sequence GTGGAAAAAGATAATATTCTTGAAGTAAAGCATCTTCATAAGCGATTTACCTCCAAAAATGTCACTGTTAAGGCAGTTACCGATGTTTCTTTTACCGTCAAAGAGGGAGAGACAATCGGAATAGTCGGAGAGTCCGGATGCGGAAAAACTACCCTGGGAAGGTGCATTGTTCGTGCGTATGATGCATCAGAAGGAGAAGTTTATTATAGGACAGAAGCCGGAGAAGAAGTTGATTTTCTAAAAGTAGATAAAAAGAAGATGAAGGGTATCCGAAAGGAAATACAGATGATATTTCAGGATCCTTATTCTTCACTTGATCCCAGAATGACCGTCCTTGATATTATCAAGGAACCGCTTAAAGCCAATTATCCCAAGATGCCCAAAGGTGAGATGGATAATCTTGCCAAGGAGATGGCAGAAAAGGTAGGCCTTAATCCAGCTTATCTTATGAGATATCCACATGCATTTTCAGGCGGCCAGAGACAGCGTATCGGTATAGCAAGAGCGCTGGTCCTTAAACCCAAGATCATTGTCTGTGATGAGGCCGTATCTGCTCTTGACGTATCAATTCAGGCGCAGGTGATCAATCTTTTAAAAGACCTTCAAAAGGAGATGAAGCTGACTTATATCTTCATTTCACATGATTTGTCAGTAGTTGAACATATCTCTGATAAGGTCGGGGTAATGTATTTGGGCAAAATGGTGGAATACGGTGAGACGGAGCAGATATTTACAAGGCCCAAGCATCCATATACTGAAGCGCTTATGTCCGCTGTTCCTGTTGCAGATCCTACTTATCAGCAGGAGAGAATTCCGCTTAGAGGAGAAATACCAAATCCTGCTAATCCGCCAAGTGGATGCTATTTCCATACAAGATGCAGATATTGCAATGAGAAGTGTAAAGAAATAACTCCGGAGTACAAGGAGCTTGAAGCAGGACATTTTGCGTCATGTATCTACGCTGAGGAACTTAAGCTTAGAGGTTTTGAAATTACTAAATGA
- the nagB gene encoding glucosamine-6-phosphate deaminase: protein MKIYRAHDYNDMSRKAANIISAQIIIKPNCVLGLATGSTPLGIYAQLVEWYKKDDLDFSRVKTFNLDEYVGLPEDNPQSYHYFMNENLFSKVNIERNNVHVPEGTNEDIEGECLSYERAIDALGGIDMQLLGLGPNGHIGFNEPGNCFTRKTHIVDLSESTIEANKRFFEDASMVPRQAITMGIGTIMKARKILMVVDGAKKAEVLMKALTGEVTPEVPASILQLHPDFTLVADDEALKYM from the coding sequence ATGAAGATTTACAGAGCCCATGATTACAATGATATGAGTCGCAAAGCTGCAAATATCATATCGGCACAAATTATAATCAAACCCAATTGTGTGCTGGGGCTAGCTACAGGATCGACACCCCTTGGAATCTATGCTCAGCTCGTGGAATGGTATAAAAAGGACGACCTTGATTTTTCAAGGGTTAAGACCTTTAATCTCGATGAGTATGTTGGTTTGCCAGAGGATAATCCGCAAAGTTACCACTATTTTATGAATGAAAATCTCTTTTCCAAAGTAAATATTGAGAGAAATAATGTCCATGTTCCGGAGGGAACTAATGAAGATATAGAAGGCGAATGCCTGAGCTATGAAAGAGCAATCGATGCCCTTGGAGGAATTGATATGCAGCTTCTGGGTCTTGGCCCTAACGGACATATAGGATTTAATGAGCCGGGAAACTGTTTTACCAGGAAGACACATATTGTTGATCTATCTGAGAGTACTATAGAAGCAAACAAAAGATTTTTTGAAGACGCCTCAATGGTGCCCAGACAGGCCATTACCATGGGAATCGGAACTATCATGAAAGCCAGAAAGATCCTGATGGTTGTTGATGGGGCCAAAAAGGCGGAAGTTCTGATGAAGGCACTCACAGGAGAAGTAACTCCTGAGGTCCCTGCATCGATACTTCAGCTTCATCCTGATTTTACTCTGGTTGCGGATGACGAGGCGCTTAAATACATGTAA
- the pbp4b gene encoding penicillin binding protein PBP4B produces MIITAHKNRTLALSLACLLFITSTGCGSSAEQNDTPVTIFEETDNALSSEATSSTDALSSGDSSSIAGASADIASDEPLVIPYGTLEEAGIHQECIDLIEKIITSDIEQGFTSAQLSIIRSGKLVYENAFGKVNSYNPDGTRKSDSPDVTKDTLYDLASVSKMIGVNYALQKLVTDGEISIDEKITDFLGQEFVDNTIFIDYEEGSHEPLDTIKQWKSELTIAHLLRHQGGFPPSPKYHNPTINPETFEYDPEIINPLFSSTSADSSAKKATIEAFCKTPLMFEPGSKVMYSDVDYMLLGLIVESKTGKDLNTYLQDTFCKPMGLTHVTYNPLENGFTRDDCAATELNGNTRDGYITFDGIRTDTVQGQVHDEMAYYCMGGISGHAGVFANATDLAMLGTLMLDGTYGDIQFFSPEVINQFTAPKSDDYKNWGLGWWRQGDMQRTNYFGTKSSTTTFGHQGWTGTLLMIDPEKELVIAYLTNKINSPVTDIEENPNKFNGNWYTAATLGFVPEILYTGLDNNEDVQDSLTEYLENLVNSSDEAVKNTMPQDHPARLNALSKHKILDEYTGNN; encoded by the coding sequence ATGATAATAACAGCACACAAAAACCGGACGCTTGCCTTAAGCCTTGCATGTTTATTATTTATTACATCCACTGGCTGTGGCAGTAGCGCAGAACAAAATGATACTCCTGTAACCATTTTTGAAGAAACTGATAATGCACTCTCTTCCGAAGCTACATCTTCTACGGATGCACTATCTTCAGGCGACTCGTCATCTATAGCAGGAGCATCTGCAGATATAGCTTCTGATGAGCCATTAGTCATACCCTATGGAACTTTGGAAGAAGCGGGAATACATCAGGAATGTATAGATCTCATAGAAAAAATAATAACATCCGATATTGAACAAGGCTTTACAAGCGCCCAGTTATCAATAATTCGTAGTGGCAAACTTGTATACGAAAATGCTTTTGGAAAAGTAAATTCATATAACCCGGACGGAACCAGAAAATCAGATTCTCCTGATGTCACAAAAGACACATTATATGATCTTGCTTCAGTCAGCAAAATGATAGGCGTTAACTATGCACTTCAAAAGCTTGTCACAGATGGTGAAATAAGTATAGATGAGAAAATCACTGATTTTCTCGGACAGGAATTTGTCGATAATACTATTTTCATAGATTATGAAGAAGGCTCTCACGAGCCGTTGGATACGATCAAACAATGGAAAAGTGAGCTGACTATAGCCCATCTTCTCCGTCATCAGGGAGGATTTCCGCCAAGTCCTAAATATCATAATCCAACGATCAATCCTGAGACTTTTGAGTATGACCCTGAGATAATTAATCCTCTCTTCTCTTCAACTTCTGCAGATAGTAGTGCCAAAAAAGCTACTATAGAAGCTTTTTGTAAAACGCCTCTTATGTTTGAGCCCGGTTCAAAGGTCATGTATTCAGACGTAGACTATATGCTACTGGGGCTTATAGTTGAATCCAAGACCGGAAAAGACCTGAATACTTATCTTCAGGATACCTTCTGCAAGCCAATGGGGCTTACCCATGTAACCTACAATCCTCTTGAAAATGGTTTTACTCGTGATGACTGCGCTGCCACTGAGCTTAACGGCAACACAAGAGATGGCTATATTACCTTTGACGGGATCAGAACAGATACTGTTCAGGGCCAGGTACACGATGAAATGGCTTATTACTGCATGGGCGGAATATCCGGACACGCCGGCGTTTTTGCCAATGCTACAGATCTTGCCATGCTCGGTACGCTGATGCTTGATGGAACCTACGGAGATATTCAGTTCTTTTCCCCTGAAGTTATAAACCAGTTCACAGCGCCCAAGTCTGATGATTACAAGAACTGGGGCCTTGGATGGTGGCGTCAGGGCGATATGCAGAGAACCAATTACTTTGGCACCAAATCTTCAACAACTACTTTTGGTCACCAGGGTTGGACGGGTACTCTTCTCATGATAGACCCGGAAAAAGAGCTGGTGATTGCCTACCTTACAAATAAAATAAACTCACCCGTTACAGATATTGAGGAAAATCCTAATAAATTTAACGGGAATTGGTATACCGCTGCTACTCTCGGATTTGTTCCTGAAATACTGTATACCGGCCTTGATAACAATGAAGACGTTCAAGATTCTCTCACAGAGTATCTTGAGAATCTTGTAAATAGCAGCGATGAAGCAGTTAAAAATACAATGCCCCAAGACCATCCGGCCAGATTGAATGCCTTGAGCAAACACAAAATACTTGATGAATATACCGGTAACAACTAA
- a CDS encoding anaerobic ribonucleoside-triphosphate reductase activating protein, translating to MKIHGLQKMTLLDYPGLVACTVFLGGCDFRCPFCHNYELVDGSAEPVMDEDEFFSFLSKREGILDGVCITGGEPCLRADLANFARQIKEMGFTVKLDTNGAHPDRVKELIDLGLVDYVAMDIKNSPEKYAMTAGLGEDIDGCNNPMFDFNKIRQTVALLMEDRVDYEFRTTVVEQYHKKEDFVAIGQLIKGAKKYFLQQFVARNTVPDCTLKAPNRETIEKYIEVVRRYVPNAEVRGI from the coding sequence ATGAAAATTCACGGACTACAGAAAATGACATTGTTGGATTATCCAGGACTCGTTGCATGTACTGTTTTTTTAGGTGGATGCGATTTCAGATGCCCTTTTTGCCATAATTATGAGCTTGTTGACGGAAGCGCCGAGCCGGTAATGGATGAGGATGAATTCTTTTCTTTTCTGTCAAAGAGAGAAGGCATTTTAGATGGCGTTTGCATTACAGGAGGTGAGCCCTGCCTTAGGGCGGATCTTGCCAATTTTGCCAGGCAGATTAAGGAAATGGGCTTTACGGTTAAGCTTGACACTAACGGCGCACATCCAGACAGGGTTAAGGAGCTGATTGACCTTGGACTGGTCGATTATGTGGCAATGGATATCAAGAATTCGCCTGAAAAGTATGCAATGACGGCCGGACTTGGCGAAGACATTGATGGATGTAATAATCCAATGTTTGATTTTAATAAAATTAGGCAGACTGTAGCTCTTTTAATGGAAGACAGGGTGGATTATGAGTTTAGGACTACAGTAGTGGAACAATATCACAAAAAGGAAGATTTTGTGGCGATAGGACAATTAATTAAGGGGGCAAAAAAATATTTTTTACAGCAATTTGTAGCGCGGAACACTGTTCCTGACTGCACTTTGAAGGCTCCAAACCGTGAAACTATAGAAAAATATATTGAAGTAGTGAGGCGGTATGTCCCAAATGCAGAAGTGAGGGGAATTTAG